One part of the Stigmatopora argus isolate UIUO_Sarg chromosome 8, RoL_Sarg_1.0, whole genome shotgun sequence genome encodes these proteins:
- the lsg1 gene encoding large subunit GTPase 1 homolog — protein MGKKKTGGGAQLGRALIKERHHTSRVNKKADTWLHTSELKDGYDWGRLNLQSVTEQSSMDDFLATAELAGTEFVAEKLNIKFVPADARAGLLTAEERKRLKNLQEDNKHFLRIPRRPKWDESTSPEALQLAERDSFLEWRRNLAQLEEEQKLCLTPFEKNLEFWRQLWRVIERSDVVVQIVDARNPSLFRCPDLELYVKEASENKVNMLLLNKADLLTRQQRQAWASHFEKEGLRAVFWSALAESERLEAEEKGIEQKGTRESDQEDGIQPDNENWSLAEVHDKLEEADNRAKFTVEEEDEEEDDDDDDEDEWLTAPEDEGQEEEDIVSKSNETPFRNSPRLLHKDELLEVFKMVHNGPRCKDGELTVGLVGYPNVGKSSTINTILRNKKVSVSATPGHTKHFQTLYVEEGLCLCDCPGLVMPSFVSTKADMICSGILPIDQMRDHVPAASLVCQTIPRHVLEGTYGINIIRPREDEDPDRHPTSEEMLMAYGYMRGFMTSHGQPDQPRSARYILKDYVNGKLLYCHPPPSIKAEDFQPQHNKFQRNELENGDLGSTRTKGKVKRIENTVDKNFFHAENVRALSKGVQGVMGYKPGSGIVAPGKAAAEMVGKPWKKHGNRNKKEKVRRLNKHLDA, from the exons ATGGGGAAGAAGAAGACTGGAGGAGGAGCACAACTCGGAAGAGCTCTGATAAAGGAAAGACATCACACAAGTCGAGTCAACAAGAAGGCAGACACATGG ctgcaCACGAGTGAGCTGAAAGATGGTTATGACTGGGGAAGGTTGAACCTGCAGTCAGTGACTGAACAGAGTTCcatggatgactttttggcaaCTGCAGAATTAGCAGGAACAGAGTTTGTAGCTG AAAAACTCAACATCAAGTTTGTACCAGCAGACGCTAGAGCAGGTTTATTAACAGCTGAAGAAAGAAAGAGGCTGAAGAACCTTCAAGAAGACAACAAGCACTTCCTCAGAATTCCACGACG tcctAAATGGGATGAAAGCACCAGTCCAGAAGCTTTACAGCTGGCAGAAAGGGACAGCTTCTTGGAGTGGAGGAGAAACCTTGCACA GTTGGAAGAGGAACAAAAGTTATGCCTCACTCCATTTGAGAAGAATCTGGAGTTCTGGAGACAGCTGTGGAGAGTCATTGagagaag TGATGTTGTTGTGCAGATCGTGGATGCTAGAAATCCATCGTTGTTCAGATGTCCTGACCTG GAGCTGTATGTAAAAGAGGCGTCAGAGAATAAGGTGAACATGCTGCTCTTGAATAAAGCAGATCTGCTGACGAGGCAACAACGGCAAGCCTGGGCCTCTCACTTTGAGAAAGAAGGCCTAAGAGCAGTTTTTTGGTCTGCCCTGGCTGAAAGCGAGAGGTTGGAAGCAGAAGAAAAG GGCATTGAGCAGAAAGGCACTAGAGAGAGCGACCAAGAAGATGGAATACAGCCCGACAACGAAAATTGGAGCTTGGCGGAGGTTCACGACAAGCTTGAAGAGGCAGATAACAGAGCAAAGTTCACAgtcgaggaggaggatgaggaggaggacgacgacgacgatgacgaggATGAGTGGCTAACGGCCCCTGAAGATGAGGGACAGGAAGAGGAGGATATTGTTAGCAAATCCAATGAGACCCCGTTCCGTAATTCCCCCCGCCTTTTGCACAAGGATGAGTTGTTGGAGGTGTTCAAGATGGTTCACAATGGGCCCAGGTGTAAAGACGGAGAACTGACAGTCGGACTG GTTGGTTATCCTAATGTGGGAAAGAGTTCGACTATTAATACCattttaagaaacaaaaaagtGTCGGTTTCTGCGACTCCTGGGCACACGAAGCACTTTCAG ACTTTGTATGTAGAGGAAGGACTGTGCCTGTGTGACTGTCCTGGTCTAGTTATGCCATCCTTTGTCTCCACCAAAGCTGATATGATCTGCAGTGGGATCCTACCAATTGACCAGATGAGAGACCACGTACCAGCCGCCTCTCT AGTGTGCCAAACAATCCCTCGGCATGTGCTGGAAGGAACGTATGGCATTAACATTATCAGGCCACGAGAGGACGAAGACCCCGACAGACACCCCACCTCAGAGGAGATGCTCATGGCTTACGGAT aCATGAGAGGCTTTATGACATCGCACGGCCAGCCTGATCAGCCCAGATCTGCACGCTATATCCTGAAGGATTATGTCAAT GGAAAACTTTTGTACTGCCACCCCCCTCCTTCCATAAAAGCTGAGGACTTCCAGCCACAGCACAacaaattccaaagaaatgagTTGGAAAACGGTGACCTCGGTTCAACACGTACCAAAGGAAAGGTCAAGAGGATCGAAAATACTGTAGACAAAAACTTCTTTCATGCG GAGAATGTGCGAGCCCTTTCCAAAGGAGTCCAAGGTGTCATGGGCTACAAACCAGGAAGTGGAATCGTGGCTCCTGGAAAAGCCGCAGCAGAGATGGTGGGAAAACCCTGGAAGAAACACGGCAATAGAAACAAGAAAGAGAAAGTGCGCCGGCTTAACAAGCATCTCGATGCTtga
- the fam43a gene encoding protein FAM43A, whose amino-acid sequence MLPWKKNKFDLIEEDKQSKQKGYAVSLNYSTLTSFAKSCPESALNRVGNMFKSKRKKIKITSDDPTYTVLYLGNATTIQSKGEGCTDVAVSKIWGKSDMGKNGTKMRLTISSQGIRMVHVDDKARRPGHLYLLHRITYCVADPRLPKVFAWIYRHEMKHKAVMLRCHAVLVSKPEKAKAMALLLYQTSATALAEFKRLKRRDDARHQQQQLIGEQSIPLAPIRKLLNGQCNYKPPVERSRSAPKLGSITEDLLGEEQEERAMHFECEDVLDTEQCVVNGKQELTQIINDLGEMSIGNDLQTLKADLKVTRLLSGESTGSESSIESSHELQVLTNGCEHIKVQ is encoded by the coding sequence ATGCTGCCTTGGAAGAAAAATAAGTTCGACCTGATCGAGGAAGACAAGCAGTCCAAGCAGAAGGGCTATGCGGTGAGTCTCAACTACTCGACGCTTACCTCCTTCGCCAAGTCTTGCCCCGAGAGCGCGCTCAACCGGGTGGGAAACATGTTCAAGTCCAAGCGGAAAAAGATCAAGATCACCAGCGATGACCCCACGTACACCGTGCTCTACCTGGGCAATGCCACCACCATCCAGTCCAAAGGGGAAGGCTGCACCGACGTGGCGGTGAGCAAGATTTGGGGCAAGAGTGACATGGGCAAGAACGGCACCAAGATGCGGCTCACCATCAGCTCGCAGGGGATCCGTATGGTGCACGTGGACGACAAAGCCAGGAGGCCGGGACACTTGTACCTGCTGCACCGGATAACCTACTGCGTGGCGGACCCCAGGCTGCCCAAGGTCTTCGCCTGGATTTACCGGCACGAGATGAAGCACAAGGCGGTTATGCTGCGCTGCCACGCGGTGCTGGTGTCCAAGCCAGAGAAGGCGAAAGCCATGGCCCTGCTGCTCTATCAGACCTCGGCCACGGCTTTGGCTGAGTTCAAGCGCCTGAAGCGAAGGGACGATGCCCggcaccagcagcagcagctcatCGGGGAGCAAAGCATCCCTTTGGCGCCCATCAGGAAGCTGCTGAATGGCCAGTGCAACTACAAGCCGCCGGTGGAGCGCAGCCGGAGCGCGCCGAAGCTGGGCTCCATCACCGAAGACTTGCTCGGGGAGGAGCAGGAGGAACGGGCCATGCACTTTGAATGCGAGGACGTTCTGGACACGGAACAATGCGTGGTCAATGGCAAACAGGAGCTCACCCAGATTATTAACGATTTGGGCGAGATGAGCATAGGTAATGACTTGCAGACTCTGAAAGCTGACCTCAAAGTGACCAGACTACTATCCGGGGAGAGCACGGGGAGCGAATCGTCCATAGAAAGCAGTCATGAGCTCCAAGTGCTCACCAACGGCTGTGAGCACATCAAAGTACAGTGA